TTCGGCCTGCCGGTTGCATTCAAGCCGCGCGACTTCGGAAAAAAGCAGCCGTTTATCCGGGAAATAGCTATAGAGGGTCGCCTTGGACACCTGCGCCTCACGCGCAATTTCGTCGACGCTGGCGCCTTCGAATCCATCCCGCATAAAGACGCGACGCGCCCCTTCGAGCACCTGGTCGAACTTGCGGCCCTTCTTGATTTCAACGGCGGGTGCCGACATCCAATCCCTCCCCAAAGGTCGGAACAGTGTAGTCGGCGCATGCCCGTAACCGCAAGCCCGTCTGCGCGCGGTCACGGGAGGCTGTTTCTGACGCAGATTATCGGTCGATTCCTGCATTACCTTGTGTCACGGGGGCAGGCGCGGGCGCAGGGTAGGTCAGTGTCGGTGTCAGGCTGTTGGTGTCAAAGCTGAAAGCCAAGACAGGGGCCGCGATGAGGCTGAGCGAGAGGGTAAGAACGATCAAGGCGCTTTTCATATCGAACTCCATAACTGAACTGTTGCGTTCAGATATATAACTAAACAGATCGGTTTAGAAAGCAAGATAAAAATGAACCGATTAGTTCACTTTTACGCATACATCCCCCTTTGCCTTCGCAGAATGTAGCGCTAAACTGATTTAGAATAATTCTAACTGAGGTGTCCGATGATTCCCGGTATGACGTCCCGCCGCCGTTTTCGCGATCTCAGCGAACAAGAAATTCTCGCATTGGCGATCTCCTCGGAAGAGGATGACGCGCGCATCTATCGTTCTTATGCAGAGATGTTGCGGCAAGATTTTCCGGATACCGCTGCCATCTTTGATGGGATGGCGACCGAAGAAGATGGCCACCGTCACCGCCTGATCGAACTGCACCGCAGCCGGTTTGGCGAGGTGATCCCCCTGATCCGGCGCGAGCATGTTGCCGGGTTCTATGCGCGACGTCCTGTCTGGCTGATTGAAAACCTCGGGATCGAGCGTATCCGCGACGAGGCCGAGGCGATGGAGCGCGATGCTGGTGCGTTTTATCTCAAGGCGGCACAGCGCACCACCGATGCCGACACCCGCAAATTGCTTGGGGATCTCGCCGCCGCCGAGGCTGGTCATCAAACCCGCGCCGAAGAGCTTGAGGCTGAGCATCTTGATGCCGATGCGCGCGACGCCGAGGATCGCACCGCCAAACGCCAGTTTGTATTGACATGGGTGCAGCCGGGGCTTGCCGGATTGATGGATGGCTCCGTGTCCACGCTCGCCCCGATCTTTGCCACGGCCTTTGCCACGCAGGACACCTGGACCACGTTTCTTGTTGGTCTTGCGGCCAGTGTCGGCGCAGGCATTTCCATGGGCTTTACCGAGGCTGCCAGCGACGATGGCGAACTCTCTGGGCGCGGCAGCCCGATCAAGCGCGGTTTTGCCTCTGGGATCATGACCACCGTTGGCGGGTTGGGCCATGCGTTGCCTTATCTCATTCCGGATTTCTGGACTGCCACAATCATCGCCTTTGTGGTGGTGTTCATCGAGCTTTGGGCGATTGCCTGGATCCAGAACAAATATATGGAAACGCCGTTCTTTCGCGCGGCGTTTCAGGTTGTTCTGGGCGGTGCGCTGGTCTTTGCCGCTGGCGTGCTGATCGGCAGTGGCTGACGGGCCATAGCAAGTGTTGCGACGAAAGGATGAATGGCGGCGATTGACCCTGCCCCTCAACCTGCTACCACACAACGCATGCTAAGTATCTTTCTCCAGACCCTACCTTTCTTCATGATCATCGGGCTAGGGTATGGCGCCGGGCGCACCGGGTTCTTTCCCGAGGAGGCGACGGCGTGGTTGACGAAGTTCGTCTTTTACTTAGCTCTTTCGGCGATGCTGTTCCGCTTTTCGGCCAATCTCACGCTGGCGGATGTGTTGGATTGGAATTTCATTCTTGCCTATCTCTGGGCCACGGCCTTTGTCTATGGCATCGCCACGGCTGTAGCGCTGGTGCGCCGCGTGAATATCCAAGAGGTCGCTATCGAGGCCCAATGCGCGGTCATCGGCAACGTTGGTTTTCTGGGTGTGCCGATGCTGGCCATGCTGATGGGGGAAGCGGCGATTGGCTGGGTGATGATCGTCTTGGCGGTGGACCTTATCGTATTTGGCTCGCTTGTGGTAATCCTGATTACCGGCACGCGGGATGGTCGGCTCAGCCTTGGTATCTTGCGCACCGTCGGAATGGGTCTCTTGAAAAACCCGATGATCGTCTCGATCGTCCTGGGCCTCACATGGTCCGGCCTGCGCCTGCCTATTCCAGATCCGATCAACGATTTCGTGCGCATTCTGGGCGGGGCGGCCACCCCCGGTGCGCTCTTTGCCATCGGCGCATCGCTCGCGTCGAAATCGGCTGAGCGACCTCATATCGCGGGATGGCTTTCTTTTTGCAAACTTGTGCTGCACCCGGTTTTCGTGGCCTTTGCCGTGCTCGTCTTGTTCGAGGTTGATCCCTACGCCGGGGCGGTGATGATTGCGGCGGCAAGTCTGCCCGTGGCGGGAAATGTCTTTATGCTCGCCCAGCATTATGGCG
The nucleotide sequence above comes from Roseovarius mucosus. Encoded proteins:
- the mbfA gene encoding iron exporter MbfA, which encodes MIPGMTSRRRFRDLSEQEILALAISSEEDDARIYRSYAEMLRQDFPDTAAIFDGMATEEDGHRHRLIELHRSRFGEVIPLIRREHVAGFYARRPVWLIENLGIERIRDEAEAMERDAGAFYLKAAQRTTDADTRKLLGDLAAAEAGHQTRAEELEAEHLDADARDAEDRTAKRQFVLTWVQPGLAGLMDGSVSTLAPIFATAFATQDTWTTFLVGLAASVGAGISMGFTEAASDDGELSGRGSPIKRGFASGIMTTVGGLGHALPYLIPDFWTATIIAFVVVFIELWAIAWIQNKYMETPFFRAAFQVVLGGALVFAAGVLIGSG
- a CDS encoding AEC family transporter, producing the protein MLSIFLQTLPFFMIIGLGYGAGRTGFFPEEATAWLTKFVFYLALSAMLFRFSANLTLADVLDWNFILAYLWATAFVYGIATAVALVRRVNIQEVAIEAQCAVIGNVGFLGVPMLAMLMGEAAIGWVMIVLAVDLIVFGSLVVILITGTRDGRLSLGILRTVGMGLLKNPMIVSIVLGLTWSGLRLPIPDPINDFVRILGGAATPGALFAIGASLASKSAERPHIAGWLSFCKLVLHPVFVAFAVLVLFEVDPYAGAVMIAAASLPVAGNVFMLAQHYGVAPKRVSSSILISTGAAIVTVSLVIGWVNQLY